One Streptomyces lincolnensis genomic region harbors:
- a CDS encoding 1-aminocyclopropane-1-carboxylate deaminase, translating into MATAAPKSLSSYERYPLLFGPSPVHSLQRLTAHLGGASLWAKREDCNSGVAYGGNKTRKLEYLVADAIAQGCDTLVSIGGVQSNHTRQVAACAARAGLKCVLVQESWVEWPDAVYDKVGNILISRLAGADVRLVKAGFGIGFKESWEQALREVEEGGGKPYAIPAGASDHPLGGLGFAGWAHEVAEQEQELGVFFDTVVVCSVTGSTQAGMVAGFQALEEAGGRPRRVLGIDASAKPATTREQIARIAHRTGQLIGVQKELTVSDVELDERYHAGVYGIPDETTLEAMRLAARTEGMVTDPVYEGKSMAGMIDLVARGEIDADSTVLYAHLGGQPALNAYSALF; encoded by the coding sequence ATGGCAACCGCAGCACCCAAGTCCCTCTCCTCGTACGAGCGTTACCCCCTCCTCTTCGGTCCCTCGCCCGTCCACTCCCTTCAGCGGCTCACCGCACACCTCGGCGGTGCCTCCCTGTGGGCCAAGCGCGAGGACTGCAACTCCGGTGTCGCGTACGGCGGGAACAAGACGCGCAAGCTGGAGTACCTGGTCGCCGACGCCATCGCCCAGGGCTGCGACACCCTCGTCTCGATCGGCGGCGTGCAGTCCAACCACACCCGTCAGGTCGCCGCCTGTGCCGCCCGTGCCGGGCTCAAGTGCGTGCTGGTGCAGGAGAGTTGGGTGGAGTGGCCGGACGCCGTGTACGACAAGGTCGGCAACATCCTGATCAGCCGGCTCGCCGGGGCCGACGTGCGGCTGGTGAAGGCAGGGTTCGGCATCGGGTTCAAGGAGAGCTGGGAGCAGGCGCTCAGGGAGGTCGAGGAGGGCGGCGGCAAGCCGTACGCCATTCCCGCCGGCGCCTCCGACCATCCGCTCGGCGGCCTCGGCTTCGCCGGCTGGGCCCATGAAGTCGCCGAGCAGGAACAGGAGTTGGGCGTCTTCTTCGACACCGTCGTGGTGTGCTCGGTGACCGGGTCCACGCAGGCCGGCATGGTCGCCGGGTTCCAGGCGCTGGAGGAGGCGGGCGGGCGGCCCCGGCGCGTCCTGGGCATCGACGCCTCGGCCAAGCCCGCCACCACCCGGGAGCAGATCGCGCGGATCGCCCACCGCACCGGCCAACTCATCGGCGTACAGAAGGAGTTGACGGTCTCCGACGTCGAACTCGACGAGCGGTACCACGCGGGCGTCTACGGCATCCCCGACGAGACCACCCTGGAGGCGATGCGTCTCGCCGCCCGCACCGAGGGCATGGTCACCGACCCGGTCTACGAGGGCAAGTCGATGGCCGGGATGATCGACCTGGTCGCCCGCGGCGAGATCGACGCGGACTCCACGGTCCTCTACGCCCACCTGGGCGGCCAGCCGGCACTCAACGCGTACAGCGCGCTGTTCTGA
- a CDS encoding GntR family transcriptional regulator, with translation MEALRPVGRTLLRDRAYASIRDAIVAGEIEPGAVVRDAELAERLGLSRAPVREAFARLVDEGLLESKPQSYTRVTQVVAADVRDAAAVVGAMHELVTRVAVPRLFAADVEAMRAANARFAAAVGAGDVDSALHADDELHDVLVRASGNRAAAATAARYTPLIRRLERRRFGEGGNCRSAGLHERLIEACAAGDVDDAVRVTAEIWRGLAELADSD, from the coding sequence ATGGAAGCCCTTCGCCCCGTCGGCCGCACCCTGCTCCGGGACCGTGCCTACGCCTCCATCCGGGACGCCATCGTCGCCGGGGAGATCGAGCCCGGTGCGGTCGTGCGGGACGCCGAGCTCGCCGAGAGGCTCGGGCTGTCGCGGGCGCCGGTGCGGGAGGCCTTCGCGCGGCTGGTGGACGAGGGGCTGCTGGAGAGCAAGCCGCAGAGCTACACCCGGGTGACCCAGGTGGTGGCCGCCGATGTGCGGGACGCCGCCGCCGTGGTCGGGGCCATGCACGAGCTGGTCACCCGGGTCGCCGTGCCGCGGTTGTTCGCCGCCGACGTCGAGGCGATGCGCGCGGCCAACGCGCGGTTCGCGGCCGCCGTCGGCGCCGGTGACGTGGACTCGGCCCTGCACGCCGACGACGAACTCCACGACGTCCTGGTCCGCGCCAGCGGCAACCGGGCGGCCGCCGCCACCGCGGCCCGCTACACCCCTCTCATCCGCCGGCTGGAGCGACGGCGCTTCGGCGAGGGCGGCAACTGCCGTTCGGCCGGTCTGCACGAGCGGCTGATCGAGGCCTGCGCGGCCGGTGACGTGGACGACGCCGTCCGGGTCACCGCGGAGATCTGGCGAGGCCTGGCCGAGCTCGCCGACAGCGACTGA
- a CDS encoding LacI family DNA-binding transcriptional regulator, producing MWADNQQREPRGEESDGGLRRRATIHDVARLAGVSRQTVSRAVNDKGEIDPATKERVLEAARMLDYRPSRFARGLVRKGTVTAGLVIPDLMNPFFPEVAAGVLEAAEQRGWQVVVWDIRTDDAREREALDVLSHQADAVVGYFKNDDDVLARHLGGMPLVLLERGPHQTRFAAVGIDAAAGLEQGIAHLVRTGHRRIGMLDGDRLDAPGPRREAFLAEARRHGLPVDDSWVVLCPEHSVAGGEAGMERLLAARPEMTAVFGFNDLIAVGAIRAARRHGRQVPADLAVMGFDGLSLGELVEPALTTLHLDKRRLGRLAVEQVARLRAGEEPLSGADAWVIPELVVRSSA from the coding sequence GTGTGGGCCGACAACCAGCAGCGGGAGCCGCGTGGCGAGGAGTCCGACGGCGGGCTCCGTCGGCGGGCGACGATCCATGACGTGGCCCGGCTTGCCGGGGTGTCGAGGCAGACGGTGTCGCGGGCGGTCAACGACAAGGGCGAGATCGACCCGGCGACGAAGGAGCGGGTGCTGGAGGCGGCCCGCATGCTGGACTACCGGCCGAGCCGGTTCGCGCGCGGGCTGGTCCGCAAGGGCACGGTGACGGCGGGGCTGGTGATCCCGGACCTGATGAACCCGTTCTTCCCCGAGGTGGCCGCCGGGGTGCTGGAGGCCGCCGAACAGCGCGGCTGGCAGGTCGTGGTGTGGGACATCCGTACCGACGACGCCCGCGAGCGGGAGGCGCTCGACGTGCTCTCCCACCAGGCGGACGCGGTCGTCGGCTACTTCAAGAACGACGACGACGTCCTCGCCCGGCACCTCGGCGGCATGCCGCTCGTGCTGCTGGAACGCGGCCCGCACCAGACCCGGTTCGCGGCCGTGGGCATCGACGCCGCCGCCGGTCTGGAGCAGGGCATCGCCCACCTGGTGCGCACCGGGCACCGCAGGATCGGGATGCTGGACGGCGACCGGCTCGACGCCCCCGGGCCGCGTCGGGAGGCCTTCCTCGCGGAGGCCCGGCGGCACGGCCTGCCGGTCGACGACAGCTGGGTCGTGCTGTGCCCCGAGCACAGCGTCGCGGGCGGCGAGGCGGGTATGGAGCGACTTCTGGCCGCGCGGCCGGAGATGACGGCCGTCTTCGGGTTCAACGACCTCATCGCCGTCGGCGCGATCCGGGCCGCCCGGCGCCACGGCCGGCAGGTCCCGGCGGACCTGGCCGTGATGGGCTTCGACGGGCTCTCGCTGGGCGAGCTGGTGGAGCCCGCCCTGACCACGCTCCACCTCGACAAACGCCGGCTGGGACGGCTGGCCGTCGAGCAGGTGGCCCGCCTGCGCGCGGGCGAGGAGCCGCTGAGCGGCGCGGACGCGTGGGTGATCCCCGAGCTGGTGGTGCGGTCCTCCGCGTGA